The Primulina eburnea isolate SZY01 chromosome 13, ASM2296580v1, whole genome shotgun sequence genome includes a region encoding these proteins:
- the LOC140810931 gene encoding trans-cinnamate 4-monooxygenase-like, with the protein MDLSIFQNTLLSLFVSVTFAILVSKLRRKSFKCPPGPFSLPIFGSWLQIGNNLDHHDFTSYAKKFGEVFLLRMGQRKIAVISSKELAKEVLLTKGIEFGSRSRNIVFDIFTGKGQDMIFTEYGEHWRKMRRIVTVPFFTNKVVQQNSHEWEAEAAAVVEDVRKNPASATNGIVLRNRIELMVYNNVYKIMFGRGFAGEEDPLFVRLKTVNAERSKLGQSLEYNFGDFVPILRPFLRGYLKICQEVTKRRLKLFKDYFVDERKKNLSTRTTETKGVKYGIDHILEAKNTGEINDDNVLYIVENMNVAAIETTIWALEWAVGELINNPRIQTKLRAEIDTVLGPDVQVTEANALKLPYLQAVIKETLRLRMIVPCLVPHLNLHDANLKDFTIPGGSRIFINAWWLANDPAHWKKPEEFRPERFLEEESKVEANGNDMKFIPFGVGRRSCPGIFMAMAVIGITLGRLVQNFELLPPPGQSKVDMTENNGQFATRILNRHKIVMKPRSS; encoded by the exons ATGGATCTTTCCATCTTCCAAAATACCCTTCTGAGTCTCTTTGTCTCGGTAACATTCGCCATTTTAGTCTCTAAATTACGGAGGAAGAGCTTTAAGTGCCCGCCAGGCCCCTTCTCCTTGCCCATATTCGGAAGCTGGCTTCAAATTGGTAACAACCTCGACCACCATGACTTTACCAGCTATGCCAAGAAATTCGGCGAAGTTTTCCTGCTCAGAATGGGCCAAAGGAAGATCGCGGTGATCTCCTCGAAAGAGCTGGCCAAAGAAGTCTTGCTCACTAAAGGAATCGAGTTCGGCTCCCGGTCCAGAAACATCGTTTTCGACATCTTTACCGGTAAAGGGCAAGACATGATCTTCACAGAATACGGGGAGCACTGGAGGAAAATGAGGAGGATCGTGACAGTGCCCTTTTTCACCAACAAGGTCGTGCAGCAGAACAGCCACGAGTGGGAGGCGGAGGCGGCCGCCGTGGTGGAGGACGTGAGGAAGAACCCGGCGTCGGCGACGAATGGGATTGTCTTGAGGAATAGGATAGAGTTGATGGTGTACAATAACGTGTACAAGATAATGTTTGGTAGAGGGTTCGCGGGTGAGGAAGATCCTTTGTTTGTGAGGCTGAAGACTGTAAACGCGGAGAGGAGCAAGTTGGGGCAGAGTCTTGAGTACAACTTTGGTGATTTTGTTCCTATTTTAAGGCCTTTCTTGAGAGGTTACTTGAAGATTTGCCAAGAGGTTACAAAGAGGAGGTTGAAGTTGTTCAAGGATTATTTTGTTGATGAGAGGAA AAAAAATTTAAGCACGAGAACAACAGAGACCAAAGGTGTGAAGTATGGAATCGATCACATTCTTGAAGCCAAGAATACGGGAGAGATAAATGACGACAATGTCCTCTACATCGTAGAGAACATGAATGTTGCTG CAATCGAGACAACCATATGGGCACTAGAGTGGGCGGTCGGAGAACTGATCAACAACCCTCGAATCCAAACCAAACTCCGGGCTGAGATCGACACGGTGCTCGGACCGGATGTGCAGGTTACCGAGGCCAATGCCCTCAAGCTCCCCTATCTCCAGGCAGTAATAAAGGAGACTCTTCGCCTAAGGATGATCGTCCCTTGTTTGGTTCCACACCTGAACCTCCATGATGCTAATCTCAAGGACTTCACGATCCCCGGAGGAAGCCGAATCTTCATCAACGCCTGGTGGCTCGCGAACGACCCGGCTCACTGGAAAAAGCCAGAAGAATTCAGGCCCGAGAGATTCTTGGAGGAAGAGAGTAAGGTGGAAGCCAATGGCAATGACATGAAATTTATCCCCTTCGGGGTTGGCAGGAGGAGCTGCCCCGGAATCTTCATGGCGATGGCTGTTATCGGGATCACCTTGGGAAGGTTGGTCCAAAATTTCGAGCTTTTGCCTCCGCCGGGCCAATCGAAGGTTGATATGACAGAGAATAATGGACAATTCGCTACCCGCATTCTGAACCGCCATAAGATCGTGATGAAACCACGATCTTCCTGA
- the LOC140810936 gene encoding uncharacterized protein: protein MLQWMGGSRRKVATSRNSIHERQRQYFEQRKRQQQAAGSEGYVDGKPSCSQNYENNRSLDILSLVNASSRAYENETSSLNARDNSNDDDGFEFHHQYAHQFPTTHTGRDTVNQSKPKEETSGTSTSHYSDTGKSKKVLARLTDPKEHLAGNDNKFDHSILSPAQQMSVMDLLGDGGTNSNAEETSVHEQEAHVAFSVEGLGKVEAQTPVQSPKTPGRFFLKGYSSPKKSWKQPTTSKHMDYSFDDLGFQMDVMMQDSEFSPYASSRKYPFCSTEKVNIIGGPNPKFLNFRKSSPFYSNASDLKGVFSKNELFSIGRENGKIIWNDQKNLKVRIAKRGSIWVHGLFFVDSIKLLERS, encoded by the exons ATGTTACAATGGATGGGTGGATCAAGGCGGAAAGTGGCAACT TCAAGAAATTCAATCCATGAAAG GCAAAGGCAGTATTTTGAACAAAGGAAACGACAGCAGCAGGCAGCAGGATCAGAAGGCTATGTTGATGGAAAACCTTCGTGCAGtcaaaattatgaaaataatagATCACTTGACATACTTAGTTTGGTAAATGCATCATCTAGAGCTTACGAGAACGAGACCAGTAGCTTGAACG CAAGAGATAACTCAAATGACGATGATGGTTTCGAATTCCATCATCAGTACGCCCACCAGTTCCCAACTACTCACACTGGTAGAGACACTGTAAATCAATCTAAACCAAAAGAAGAAA CCTCAGGAACATCAACTAGTCACTACTCAGATACTGGAAAATCAAAGAA GGTTCTGGCCCGTTTGACTGATCCAAAAGAACATTTAGCTGGGAATGACAACAAATTTGATCATTCCATATTGTCCCCTGCACAGC AGATGTCAGTTATGGATTTGCTTGGCGATGGCGGAACAAACAGCAATGCAGAAGAAACTTCAGTGCATGAACAGGAAGCTCATGTTGCATTTTCAGTTGAAG GTTTAGGGAAAGTGGAAGCACAAACTCCAGTTCAGTCACCAAAGACACCAGGGAG ATTCTTTTTAAAGGGTTATTCTTCACCAAAAAAATCCTGGAAACAACCTACAACATCCAAACACATGGATTATAGTTTTGATGATCTTGGGTTCCAAATG GACGTCATGATGCAAGATTCTGAATTTTCACCTTATGCCAGCTCTAGAAAATACCCTTTCTGCTCCACGGAGAAGGTGAATATAATTGGTGGTCCAAATCCAAAATTCTTAAATTTCAGAAAGTCCTCTCCATTCTATTCGAATGCAAGTGATTTGAAGGGTGTTTTTAGCAAGAATGAGCTTTTCTCCATTGGCCGAGAAAATGGCAAAATCATTTGGAATG ATCAAAAGAATCTAAAAGTTCGTATAGCCAAAAGGGGTAGTATTTGGGTCCATGGTTTATTTTTTGTGGACTCTATCAAACTTCTTGAGAGAAGTTGA
- the LOC140810937 gene encoding uncharacterized protein isoform X2, whose amino-acid sequence MISLGTFVLFPFNRSNFLDADDDELGDYESFCDSRADPSDVSFNDQFDIENHWKRDFKFEDWNLQTKSTKQNRSFDMADTILPYSKYKIPEDYPDFKISDTRYTTFKIDDEDKDTSTCFASEDTREISRLSEESCSSTAVRGDATKKS is encoded by the exons ATGATATCACTGGGAACATTTGTTCTTTTTCCATTCAATAGGTCCAACTTCTTAGATGCCGATGATGATGAATTGGGAGATTATGAATCATTTTGCGATAGTCGGGCAGATCCAAGTGACGTCAGTTTTAATGATCAATTCGATATTGAAAACCATTGGAAAAGAGATTTCAAATTTGAAGACTGGAATCTACAGACTAAAAG TACCAAACAAAATCGAAGTTTTGATATGGCAG ATACAATTCTTCCATATTCAAAGTACAAGATACCGGAAGACTATCCTgatttcaaaatttcagataCAAG GTATACTACTTTTAAAATTGATGATGAAGATAAAGATACCTCTACCTGCTTTGCGAGCGAGGACACGAGAGAGATTAGTCGGCTGAG TGAAGAATCATGCTCTTCCACAGCAG TGAGGGGTGATGCAACCAAGAAATCTTGA
- the LOC140810937 gene encoding uncharacterized protein isoform X1, with product MISLGTFVLFPFNRSNFLDADDDELGDYESFCDSRADPSDVSFNDQFDIENHWKRDFKFEDWNLQTKRFSTKQNRSFDMADTILPYSKYKIPEDYPDFKISDTRYTTFKIDDEDKDTSTCFASEDTREISRLSEESCSSTAVRGDATKKS from the exons ATGATATCACTGGGAACATTTGTTCTTTTTCCATTCAATAGGTCCAACTTCTTAGATGCCGATGATGATGAATTGGGAGATTATGAATCATTTTGCGATAGTCGGGCAGATCCAAGTGACGTCAGTTTTAATGATCAATTCGATATTGAAAACCATTGGAAAAGAGATTTCAAATTTGAAGACTGGAATCTACAGACTAAAAG GTTCAGTACCAAACAAAATCGAAGTTTTGATATGGCAG ATACAATTCTTCCATATTCAAAGTACAAGATACCGGAAGACTATCCTgatttcaaaatttcagataCAAG GTATACTACTTTTAAAATTGATGATGAAGATAAAGATACCTCTACCTGCTTTGCGAGCGAGGACACGAGAGAGATTAGTCGGCTGAG TGAAGAATCATGCTCTTCCACAGCAG TGAGGGGTGATGCAACCAAGAAATCTTGA
- the LOC140810929 gene encoding root phototropism protein 2-like — protein MATPIKSNNRVSLAMERTGQWVLSQEIPTDVVVEVGEAKLSLHKFMLVAKSNHIRKMIIESKEADLTRINLSDIPGGPEIFEKTAKFCYGVNFEITVHNVAALRCAAEYLQMTDKYCDGNLAGRTEDFLSQVALTSLSGALVVLKSCQNLLPMAEDLKIVQRCVEIASAKACVEANFPSRSPPNWWTEELTILDISFFQKIIASMKSRGAKGLTLASAIITYAERSLSDLVRDHSGNGVKSSDPGDSDTKTRQRELLESIVAILPSDKSAFPLNFLCCLLRTAIFLKAANSCKNELEKRISAILEHVTVDDLLIVSFTYDGERLFDLESVRKIISGFVEKEKSVAVFNAGDLREVCSTAMQRVAKTVDAYLGEIATYGELSISKFNAIANLVPKSARKVDDDLYRAVDIYLKAHPNLDEIEREKVCSVMDPLRLSYEARVHASQNKRLPVQIVLHALYYDQLKLRSGADDHKMPDAATTRNQIQADVSLAKENEALRTELLKMKMYIADMQKPSTGTTSSKVSAKKPTFFSSVSKTLGKLISFKNGSKDTLNIEDGTVDFTKPRRRRFSIS, from the exons ATGGCTACTCCCATCAAAAGCAATAATAGAGTTTCGCTTGCTATGGAGAGAACTGGGCAGTG GGTGTTATCTCAAGAAATCCCTACAGATGTTGTTGTTGAGGTTGGGGAAGCCAAACTTTCTCTTCACAAG TTCATGCTTGTAGCTAAGAGCAATCACATAAGGAAGATGATTATCGAATCTAAAGAAGCAGATCTAACAAGAATAAACCTCTCTGACATACCGGGGGGACCTGAAATATTCGAGAAAACAGCGAAATTTTGCTACGGTGTGAACTTTGAGATCACCGTGCACAACGTGGCAGCCTTGCGATGTGCAGCTGAATATCTTCAAATGACGGATAAGTATTGTGACGGTAATCTTGCTGGCCGGACTGAGGATTTCTTGTCCCAAGTGGCGCTAACGAGCTTGTCTGGTGCTCTTGTGGTGTTAAAATCCTGTCAAAATCTTCTACCCATGGCTGAGGACCTCAAAATTGTTCAAAGATGTGTTGAAATCGCCAGTGCCAAG GCTTGCGTTGAGGCAAATTTTCCTAGCCGTTCGCCCCCAAACTGGTGGACCGAGGAGCTGACAATTCTAGACATAAGCTTCTTTCAAAAGATCATAGCATCAATGAAGTCTAGAGGAGCGAAGGGACTTACTTTAGCCAGTGCTATAATCACGTATGCTGAGAGATCACTCAGCGATCTTGTTCGCGACCACTCTGGCAATGGTGTGAAATCATCCGATCCTGGAGACTCTGATACTAAAACCCGCCAACGAGAACTCCTTGAATCTATAGTCGCCATCTTGCCCTCGGATAAATCTGCATTCCCCTTAAATTTCTTGTGCTGTCTCTTGAGAACTGCCATTTTCTTGAAAGCTGCTAATAGCTGCAAAAACGAGCTAGAAAAGAGGATATCGGCTATCTTAGAGCACGTGACGGTGGATGATCTTTTAATCGTGTCATTTACATATGATGGCGAGAGGCTTTTCGATCTTGAGAGCGTGAGGAAGATCATATCAGGATTCGTGGAGAAAGAGAAGAGTGTTGCGGTTTTTAATGCTGGCGATCTTCGAGAAGTTTGTTCAACAGCTATGCAGAGAGTTGCCAAGACTGTTGATGCTTATCTTGGGGAGATTGCTACGTATGGTGAACTGAGCATTTCCAAATTTAACGCGATAGCGAATTTAGTGCCTAAGTCAGCAAGAAAGGTGGATGATGATCTTTACCGGGCTGTTGATATTTACTTGAAG GCTCATCCAAATCTAGATGAAATCGAGCGCGAAAAAGTTTGCAGTGTGATGGATCCACTCAGACTATCCTATGAAGCGCGAGTCCACGCATCACAAAACAAACGCTTGCCCGTCCAGATAGTACTACATGCACTCTACTATGATCAACTCAAGTTAAGAAGTGGTGCAGATGATCATAAGATGCCTGATGCAGCAACCACGCGAAATCAAATACAAGCAGATGTATCACTTGCCAAAGAGAACGAAGCATTGAGAACCGAGTTGCTCAAGATGAAAATGTACATCGCGGATATGCAAAAACCATCTACAGGGACGACGTCATCTAAAGTGAGTGCCAAGAAGCCTACATTTTTCTCATCCGTGTCGAAGACGCTTGGAAAGTTGATCTCATTCAAGAATGGATCAAAGGATACTTTGAACATAGAAGATGGAACAGTTGATTTCACCAAGCCTAGAAGGAGGAGGTTCTCTATTTCTTAG